A single genomic interval of Piliocolobus tephrosceles isolate RC106 chromosome 7, ASM277652v3, whole genome shotgun sequence harbors:
- the RRS1 gene encoding ribosome biogenesis regulatory protein homolog, with translation MEGQSVEELLAKAEQDEAEKLQRITVHKELELEFDLGNLLASDRNPPTGLRCAGPTPEAELRALARDNTQLLINQLWQLPTERVEETIVARLPEPTTRLPREKPLPRPRPLTRWQQFARLKGIRPKKKTNLVWDEVSSQWRRRWGYQRARDDTKEWLIEVPGNADPLEDQFAKRIQAKKERVAKNELNRLRNLARAHKMQLPSAAGLHPTGHQSKEELGRAMQVAKVSTASVGRFQERLPKEKAPRGSGKKRKFQPLFGDFAAEKKNQLELLRVMNSKKPQLDVTRATNKQMREEDQEEAAKRRKMSQKGKRKGGRQGPGGKRKGGPPSQGGKRRGGLGGKMNSGPPGLGNKRKGGQRPGGKRRK, from the coding sequence ATGGAGGGCCAGAGCGTGGAGGAGCTGCTGGCAAAGGCAGAGCAGGACGAGGCAGAGAAGTTGCAACGCATCACGGTGCACaaggagctggagctggagtttGACCTGGGCAACCTGCTGGCTTCGGACCGGAACCCCCCGACCGGACTGCGGTGCGCCGGACCCACGCCGGAGGCCGAGCTACGGGCCCTGGCGCGGGACAATACGCAATTGCTCATCAACCAGCTGTGGCAGCTGCCCACGGAGCGCGTGGAAGAGACGATAGTGGCGCGGCTGCCGGAGCCCACCACACGCCTGCCGCGAGAGAAGCCTCTGCCCCGGCCGCGGCCACTTACACGCTGGCAGCAATTCGCGCGCCTCAAGGGCATCCGTCCCAAGAAGAAGACCAACCTGGTGTGGGACGAGGTGAGCAGCCAGTGGCGGCGGCGCTGGGGCTACCAGCGCGCCCGGGACGACACCAAGGAATGGCTGATTGAGGTGCCCGGCAATGCCGACCCCTTGGAGGACCAGTTCGCCAAGCGTATTCAGGCCAAGAAGGAACGAGTGGCCAAGAACGAGCTGAACCGGCTGCGTAACCTGGCCCGCGCGCACAAAATGCAGCTGCCCAGCGCGGCCGGCTTGCACCCTACCGGACACCAGAGTAAGGAGGAGCTGGGCCGCGCCATGCAGGTGGCCAAGGTCTCCACCGCCTCTGTGGGGCGCTTCCAGGAGCGCCTCCCCAAGGAGAAGGCGCCCCGGGGCTCTGGCAAGAAGAGGAAGTTTCAACCCCTTTTCGGGGACTTTGCAGCCGAGAAAAAGAACCAGTTGGAGCTGCTTCGTGTCATGAACAGCAAGAAGCCTCAGCTGGATGTGACGAGGGCCACCAATAAGCAGATGAGGGAGGAGGACCAGGAGGAGGCCGCCAAGAGGAGGAAAATGAGCCAGAAGGGCAAGAGAAAGGGAGGCCGGCAGGGACCTGGGGGCAAGAGGAAAGGGGGGCCGCCCagccagggagggaagaggagagggggCTTGGGAGGCAAGATGAATTCCGGGCCGCCTGGCTTGGGTAACAAGAGAAAAGGAGGACAGCGcccaggaggaaagaggaggaagtaA
- the ADHFE1 gene encoding hydroxyacid-oxoacid transhydrogenase, mitochondrial isoform X1 yields the protein MAAAARDRVAHLLRQLQRAACQCPTHSHTYSQAPGLSPSGKTTDYAFEMAVSNIRYGAGVTKEVGMDLQNMGAKNVCLMTDKNLSQLPPVQVAMDSLVKNGIPFTVYDNVRVEPTDASFMEAIEFAQKGAFDAYVAVGGGSTMDTCKAANLYASSPHSDFLDYVSAPIGKGKPVSVPLKPLIAVPTTSGTGSETTGVAIFDYEHLKVKTGIASRAIKPTLGLIDPLHTLHMPARVVANSGFDVLCHALESYTALPYHLRSPCPSNPITRPAYQGSNPISDIWAIHALRIVAKYLKRAVRNPDDLEARSHMHLASAFAGIGFGNAGVHLCHGMSYPISGLVKTYKAKDYNVDHPLVPHGLSVVLTSPAVFTFTAQMFPERHLETAEILGADTRTARIQDAGLVLADTLRKFLFDLDVDDGLAAVGYSKADIPALVKGTLPQERVTKLSPRPQSEEDLAALFEASMQLY from the exons ATGGCCGCAGCCGCCCGGGACCGGGTTGCGCACTTGCTGAGGCAACTGCAACGCGCAGC GTGCCAGTGCCCAACTCATTCTCATACTTACTCCCAAG CCCCTGGACTTTCACCTTCTGGGAAAACAACAGATTATGCCTTTGAG atggctGTTTCAAATATTAGATACGGAGCAGGAGTTACAAAGGAAGTGGGAATG GACCTACAGAACATGGGTGCTAAAAATGTGTGCTTGATGACAGACAAGAACCTTTCCCAGCTCCCTCCTGTGCAAGTAGCTATGGATTCCCTAGTGAAGAATGGCATCCCCTTTACAGTTTATGATAATGTGAGAGTGGAACCAACGGATGCAAG CTTCATGGAAGCTATTGAGTTTGCCCAAAAGGGAGCTTTTGATGCCTATGTTGCTGTCGGTGGCGGCTCTACCATGGACACCTGTAAGGCTGCTAATCTGTATGCATCCAGCCCTCATTCTGATTTCCTAGATTATGTCAGTGCCCCCATTGGCAAGGGAAAGCCTGTGTCTGTGCCTCTTAAGCCTCTGATTGCAG TGCCAACTACCTCAGGAACCGGGAGTGAAACTACTGGGGTTGCCATTTTTGACTATGAACACTTGAAAGTAAAAACTG GCATCGCTTCGAGAGCCATTAAACCCACACTGGGACTGATTGATCCTCTGCACACCCTCCACATGCCTGCCCGAGTGGTCGCCAACAGTGGCTTTGATGTGCTTTG CCATGCCCTGGAGTCATACACTGCCCTGCCCTACCACCTGCGGAGCCCCTGCCCTTCAAATCCCATCACACGGCCTGCGTACCAGGGCAGCAACCCAATCAGCGACATTTGGGCTATCCACGCACTGCGGATCGTGGCTAAGTATCTGAAGAG GGCTGTCAGAAATCCCGATGATCTTGAAGCAAGGTCTCATATGCACTTGGCAAGTGCTTTTGCTGGCATCGGCTTTGGAAATGCTGGTGTTCATCTGTG ccATGGAATGTCTTACCCAATTTCAGGTTTAGTGAAGACGTATAAAGCAAAGGATTACAATGTGGATCACCCACTGGTG CCCCATGGCCTTTCTGTGGTGCTCACATCCCCAGCGGTGTTCACTTTCACGGCCCAGATGTTTCCAGAGCGACACCTGGAGACAGCAGAAATACTGG GAGCTGACACCCGCACTGCCAGGATCCAAGATGCAGGGCTGGTGTTGGCAGACACGCTCCGCAAATTCTTATTTGATCTGGATGTTGATGATGGCCTAGCAGCCGTTGGTTACTCCAAAGCTGATATCCCCGCACTAGTGAAAGGAACGCTGCCCCAG
- the ADHFE1 gene encoding hydroxyacid-oxoacid transhydrogenase, mitochondrial isoform X2 → MGAKNVCLMTDKNLSQLPPVQVAMDSLVKNGIPFTVYDNVRVEPTDASFMEAIEFAQKGAFDAYVAVGGGSTMDTCKAANLYASSPHSDFLDYVSAPIGKGKPVSVPLKPLIAVPTTSGTGSETTGVAIFDYEHLKVKTGIASRAIKPTLGLIDPLHTLHMPARVVANSGFDVLCHALESYTALPYHLRSPCPSNPITRPAYQGSNPISDIWAIHALRIVAKYLKRAVRNPDDLEARSHMHLASAFAGIGFGNAGVHLCHGMSYPISGLVKTYKAKDYNVDHPLVPHGLSVVLTSPAVFTFTAQMFPERHLETAEILGADTRTARIQDAGLVLADTLRKFLFDLDVDDGLAAVGYSKADIPALVKGTLPQERVTKLSPRPQSEEDLAALFEASMQLY, encoded by the exons ATGGGTGCTAAAAATGTGTGCTTGATGACAGACAAGAACCTTTCCCAGCTCCCTCCTGTGCAAGTAGCTATGGATTCCCTAGTGAAGAATGGCATCCCCTTTACAGTTTATGATAATGTGAGAGTGGAACCAACGGATGCAAG CTTCATGGAAGCTATTGAGTTTGCCCAAAAGGGAGCTTTTGATGCCTATGTTGCTGTCGGTGGCGGCTCTACCATGGACACCTGTAAGGCTGCTAATCTGTATGCATCCAGCCCTCATTCTGATTTCCTAGATTATGTCAGTGCCCCCATTGGCAAGGGAAAGCCTGTGTCTGTGCCTCTTAAGCCTCTGATTGCAG TGCCAACTACCTCAGGAACCGGGAGTGAAACTACTGGGGTTGCCATTTTTGACTATGAACACTTGAAAGTAAAAACTG GCATCGCTTCGAGAGCCATTAAACCCACACTGGGACTGATTGATCCTCTGCACACCCTCCACATGCCTGCCCGAGTGGTCGCCAACAGTGGCTTTGATGTGCTTTG CCATGCCCTGGAGTCATACACTGCCCTGCCCTACCACCTGCGGAGCCCCTGCCCTTCAAATCCCATCACACGGCCTGCGTACCAGGGCAGCAACCCAATCAGCGACATTTGGGCTATCCACGCACTGCGGATCGTGGCTAAGTATCTGAAGAG GGCTGTCAGAAATCCCGATGATCTTGAAGCAAGGTCTCATATGCACTTGGCAAGTGCTTTTGCTGGCATCGGCTTTGGAAATGCTGGTGTTCATCTGTG ccATGGAATGTCTTACCCAATTTCAGGTTTAGTGAAGACGTATAAAGCAAAGGATTACAATGTGGATCACCCACTGGTG CCCCATGGCCTTTCTGTGGTGCTCACATCCCCAGCGGTGTTCACTTTCACGGCCCAGATGTTTCCAGAGCGACACCTGGAGACAGCAGAAATACTGG GAGCTGACACCCGCACTGCCAGGATCCAAGATGCAGGGCTGGTGTTGGCAGACACGCTCCGCAAATTCTTATTTGATCTGGATGTTGATGATGGCCTAGCAGCCGTTGGTTACTCCAAAGCTGATATCCCCGCACTAGTGAAAGGAACGCTGCCCCAG